A single genomic interval of Nocardioides nitrophenolicus harbors:
- the trpA gene encoding tryptophan synthase subunit alpha, whose amino-acid sequence MSTSTAFEKARAEGRATLVGYLPAGFPDVAGSIAALRVMVEAGCDVIEIGLPYSDPVMDGPIIQAAAQQALDAGVRTTDVLRVVEAVAATGVPTLVMTYWNPIERYGVERFAQDLADAGGAGLITPDLTPDFAPDWIAAADARDLDKVFLVAPSSTDERIALTTAASRGFVYATGIMGVTGTKQATAAGVAPLIARTKATTDLPVGVGVGVSTGAQAADLASYADGVIVGSAFVRTLLGHPDDRPAGLAALAALTEELAGGVRA is encoded by the coding sequence GTGAGCACGAGCACGGCCTTCGAGAAGGCGCGCGCGGAGGGCCGGGCCACCCTGGTCGGCTACCTCCCAGCCGGATTCCCCGACGTCGCGGGCAGCATCGCCGCGCTGCGGGTGATGGTCGAGGCGGGTTGCGACGTGATCGAGATCGGCCTGCCCTACAGCGACCCGGTCATGGACGGCCCGATCATCCAGGCCGCCGCCCAGCAGGCCCTCGACGCCGGCGTCCGCACCACCGACGTGCTGCGGGTCGTCGAGGCGGTCGCCGCGACCGGTGTCCCCACCCTGGTGATGACCTACTGGAACCCGATCGAGCGCTACGGCGTCGAGCGGTTCGCCCAGGACCTGGCCGACGCCGGGGGAGCGGGCCTGATCACGCCCGACCTCACGCCCGACTTCGCCCCCGACTGGATCGCCGCGGCCGACGCGCGCGACCTCGACAAGGTCTTCCTGGTCGCGCCGTCCTCGACCGACGAGCGGATCGCGCTGACCACCGCCGCCTCGCGCGGCTTCGTCTACGCGACCGGGATCATGGGCGTCACCGGCACCAAGCAGGCCACCGCCGCGGGGGTCGCCCCGCTGATCGCCCGCACCAAGGCGACCACGGACCTCCCGGTCGGGGTGGGGGTCGGCGTCAGCACCGGCGCCCAGGCCGCCGACCTGGCGTCGTACGCCGACGGGGTGATCGTCGGCTCCGCCTTCGTGCGCACCCTCCTGGGGCATCCCGACGACCGCCCGGCGGGTCTGGCCGCCCTGGCGGCGCTCACCGAGGAGCTCGCGGGAGGCGTCCGTGCGTAG
- the trpB gene encoding tryptophan synthase subunit beta translates to MSSTYDADTFGWFGGTGAFGGRFMPEALMAALDELDVAWRGAMADPAFTAEFERLLTDYAGVPSMLYDATRLADSPGVAGTGTRFLLKREDLNHTGAHKIRNVLGQALLTQRMGKTRVIAETGAGQHGVASATAAAYLGLDCTVYMGEVDTERQALNVARMQLLGAEVIPVKSGSRTLKDAINEALRDWVATVDETAYLFGTAAGPHPFPSLVLSFVRGIGDEARRQCLELTGALPDAVAACVGGGSNAIGLFAGFLDDPEVAIYGFEPGGDGVETGRHAATIFAGSIGVLHGARTYVLQDEDGQTVESHSISAGLDYPGVGPQHSALAAAGRATYLPVTDAEAMEAMALLARTEGIIAAIESAHAVAGALRLAKERPGQTIVVNLSGRGDKDMGTAMDWFHLGEAGEGA, encoded by the coding sequence ATGAGCAGCACGTACGACGCCGACACGTTCGGCTGGTTCGGGGGGACGGGCGCGTTCGGCGGCCGCTTCATGCCGGAGGCGCTGATGGCGGCGCTCGACGAGCTCGACGTGGCCTGGCGCGGCGCGATGGCCGACCCGGCGTTCACGGCCGAGTTCGAGCGGCTGCTCACCGACTACGCCGGCGTCCCCAGCATGCTCTACGACGCCACCCGGCTCGCCGACAGTCCAGGGGTCGCCGGCACCGGGACCAGATTCCTGCTCAAGCGCGAGGACCTCAACCACACCGGCGCCCACAAGATCCGCAACGTGCTCGGCCAGGCGCTGCTCACCCAGCGGATGGGCAAGACCCGGGTCATCGCCGAGACCGGCGCCGGCCAGCACGGCGTCGCGTCGGCCACCGCCGCGGCGTACCTCGGGCTCGACTGCACCGTCTACATGGGCGAGGTAGACACCGAGCGGCAGGCCCTCAACGTGGCTCGGATGCAGCTGCTCGGCGCCGAGGTGATCCCGGTCAAGAGCGGCTCCCGCACCCTCAAGGACGCCATCAACGAGGCGCTGCGCGACTGGGTGGCGACGGTCGACGAGACGGCCTACCTGTTCGGCACCGCCGCCGGACCCCACCCCTTCCCGAGCCTGGTGCTCAGCTTCGTGCGCGGCATCGGCGACGAGGCCCGGCGCCAGTGTCTCGAGCTCACCGGTGCGCTGCCCGACGCGGTCGCCGCCTGCGTGGGCGGCGGGTCCAACGCGATCGGGCTCTTCGCCGGCTTCCTCGACGACCCCGAGGTCGCGATCTACGGCTTCGAGCCGGGCGGCGACGGGGTCGAGACCGGCCGGCACGCCGCGACCATCTTCGCCGGCTCGATCGGCGTGCTCCACGGTGCCCGCACCTACGTGCTCCAGGACGAGGACGGCCAGACCGTCGAGTCGCACTCCATCTCGGCCGGCCTCGACTATCCCGGGGTCGGCCCGCAGCACTCCGCGCTCGCCGCTGCCGGGCGGGCGACCTACCTGCCCGTCACCGACGCCGAGGCGATGGAGGCGATGGCGCTGCTCGCCCGCACCGAGGGCATCATCGCGGCCATCGAGTCCGCGCACGCCGTCGCCGGCGCGCTGCGGCTGGCGAAGGAGCGTCCGGGCCAGACCATCGTGGTCAACCTCTCCGGGCGTGGCGACAAGGACATGGGCACCGCTATGGACTGGTTCCACCTGGGCGAGGCGGGGGAGGGCGCGTGA
- the trpC gene encoding indole-3-glycerol phosphate synthase TrpC has protein sequence MSAPQASQPTVLDGIVAGVLEDLAARQAVTSEADLRAALTDVDPPRDPMPHFRAPGSSVIAEVKRRSPSKGALADIPDPASLAREYAAGGAGAISVLTEQRRFGGSLDDLRTVRASVDVPVLRKDFIVTEYQLLEARAAGADLALLMVVSLPGERLRRLHDFARELGLSVLMEVHDEEETARAVEVGAELIGVNARDLKTLEIDLDVFGRLAPLIPEDRVKVAESGIFGPRDVERFVGEGARAVLVGEALVKDGAPRQAVAAMTGITR, from the coding sequence ATGTCGGCCCCCCAGGCCTCTCAGCCCACGGTGCTGGACGGGATCGTCGCCGGAGTTCTCGAGGACCTCGCCGCGCGTCAGGCGGTCACCTCGGAGGCGGACCTGCGGGCCGCGCTCACCGACGTCGACCCGCCGCGCGACCCGATGCCCCACTTCCGCGCCCCGGGGTCGAGCGTGATCGCCGAGGTCAAGCGCCGTAGCCCGAGCAAGGGCGCGCTGGCCGACATCCCCGACCCCGCCTCACTCGCGCGCGAGTACGCCGCCGGCGGCGCGGGCGCGATCAGCGTGCTCACCGAGCAGCGCCGCTTCGGCGGCAGTCTCGACGATCTGCGCACGGTTCGGGCCAGCGTCGACGTGCCGGTGCTGCGCAAGGACTTCATCGTCACCGAGTACCAGCTCCTCGAGGCCCGGGCGGCCGGCGCCGACCTGGCGCTGCTGATGGTCGTCTCGCTCCCGGGCGAGCGGCTGCGCCGGCTCCACGACTTCGCGCGCGAGCTCGGGCTGAGCGTGCTGATGGAGGTCCACGACGAGGAGGAGACGGCGCGCGCGGTCGAGGTCGGCGCCGAGCTGATCGGCGTCAACGCGCGCGACCTCAAGACGCTCGAGATCGACCTCGACGTCTTCGGGCGGCTCGCGCCGCTCATCCCCGAGGACCGGGTCAAGGTCGCCGAGTCCGGCATCTTCGGCCCGCGCGACGTCGAGCGGTTCGTCGGCGAGGGCGCCCGGGCGGTGCTCGTCGGCGAGGCGCTGGTGAAGGATGGCGCACCACGCCAGGCAGTTGCGGCAATGACGGGAATCACCAGATGA
- a CDS encoding DUF4190 domain-containing protein — translation MSYNEPPNYGTPPPPPAGGYGYGGPVGGGDHPQGTTILILGILSLICCGLFTGIPAIIMGKKALDESKTANYNNAGVIKAGWICGIIGTALSALGIILNIILIAAGASLY, via the coding sequence GTGAGCTACAACGAGCCGCCGAACTACGGCACCCCGCCCCCTCCGCCCGCCGGTGGCTACGGCTACGGCGGCCCCGTCGGTGGTGGCGACCACCCGCAGGGCACGACCATCCTCATCCTCGGCATCCTGAGCCTGATCTGCTGTGGCCTGTTCACCGGCATCCCGGCGATCATCATGGGCAAGAAGGCCCTCGACGAGAGCAAGACCGCCAACTACAACAACGCGGGCGTCATCAAGGCCGGCTGGATCTGCGGCATCATCGGCACCGCGCTGTCGGCCCTCGGCATCATCCTCAACATCATCCTGATCGCGGCCGGCGCCTCGCTCTACTGA
- a CDS encoding DUF4190 domain-containing protein, producing the protein MSSNEPPPYGTPPPEGYTPYGGQGGGYGGYGYPQPGYGHQPPAQSGMAIAALVTGISGIVLGCCCGLFGLVGIAGIVCGVMARKDIRESHGAKTGDGLALAGIITGAVAVAFGLLSIALLFVYGGIGVFSELNGDY; encoded by the coding sequence ATGAGCAGCAACGAGCCCCCGCCGTACGGCACCCCGCCGCCGGAGGGCTACACCCCCTACGGCGGCCAGGGTGGTGGCTACGGCGGCTACGGCTACCCGCAGCCCGGCTACGGCCACCAGCCGCCGGCGCAGTCCGGCATGGCGATCGCCGCACTGGTCACCGGCATCTCCGGCATCGTGCTCGGCTGCTGCTGCGGCCTGTTCGGGCTGGTCGGCATCGCGGGGATCGTCTGCGGTGTGATGGCGCGCAAGGACATCCGCGAGTCCCACGGCGCCAAGACCGGCGACGGTCTCGCGCTCGCCGGCATCATCACGGGTGCCGTGGCCGTCGCCTTCGGCCTGCTCAGCATCGCGCTGCTCTTCGTGTACGGCGGGATCGGCGTGTTCAGCGAGCTGAACGGCGACTACTGA